One Choloepus didactylus isolate mChoDid1 chromosome 8, mChoDid1.pri, whole genome shotgun sequence DNA window includes the following coding sequences:
- the PRPH gene encoding peripherin isoform X2 encodes MSHSSGLRASVSSTSYRRTFGPPPSLSPGAFSYSSGSRFSSSRLLGSASSGSSVRLGSFRAPRASAGALLRLPSERLDFSVAEALNQEFLATRSNEKQELQELNDRFANFIEKVRFLEQQNAALRGELSQARGQEPARADQLCQQELRELRRELELLGRERDRVQVERDGLAEDLAALKQRLEEETRKREDAEHNLMFFRKDVDDATLSRLELERKIESLMDEIEFLKKLHEEELRDLQVSVESQQLQHVEVEATVKPELTAALRDIRAQYESIAAKNLQEAEEWYKSKVRKPSRAWEEGARVGGRPGPLMPRVTSTFQYADLSDAANRNHEALRLAKQEMNESRRQIQSLTCEVDGLRGTNEALLRQLRELEEQFALEAGGYQAGAARLEEELRQLKEEMARHLREYQELLNVKMALDIEIATYRKLLEGEESRISVPVHSFAALNIRTTVPEVEPPQDSHSRKMVLIKTIETQDGEVVTESQKEQQSELDKPSPHSY; translated from the exons ATGAGCCACTCGTCGGGCCTTCGGGCCAGCGTCAGCTCCACCTCGTACCGCCGCACCTTTGGGCCGCCGCCCTCGCTATCCCCCGGGGCCTTCTCTTACTCGTCCGGCTCCCGCTTCTCGAGCAGCCGCTTGCTGGGCTCGGCGTCCTCGGGCTCCTCCGTGCGCCTGGGCAGCTTCCGTGCCCCCCGGGCAAGCGCTGGCGCCCTCCTGCGTCTGCCCTCGGAGCGCCTCGACTTCTCCGTGGCCGAGGCCCTCAACCAGGAGTTCCTGGCCACACGCAGCAACGAGAAGCAGGAGCTGCAGGAGCTCAACGACCGCTTCGCCAACTTCATCGAGAAGGTGCGCTTCCTGGAGCAGCAGAACGCGGCCCTGCGCGGGGAGCTGAGCCAGGCCCGGGGCCAGGAGCCGGCGCGCGCCGACCAGCTGTGCCAGCAGGAGCTGCGCGAGCTGCGGCGGGAGCTCGAGTTGCTGGGCCGCGAGCGCGACCGGGTACAGGTGGAGCGAGACGGGCTGGCGGAGGACCTGGCGGCGCTCAAGCAGAG ATTGGAGGAGGAGACGCGCAAGCGGGAGGATGCTGAGCACAACCTCATGTTCTTCCGCAAG GACGTGGACGATGCCACCCTGTCCCGCCTGGAGCTGGAGCGCAAGATTGAGTCCCTGATGGATGAGATTGAATTCCTTAAGAAGCTCCATGAGGAG GAGCTCCGAGACCTGCAGGTGAGTGTGGAGAGCCAGCAGCTGCAGCATGTGGAGGTGGAGGCGACAGTGAAGCCGGAGCTGACGGCGGCGCTGAGGGACATCCGCGCGCAGTACGAGAGCATCGCGGCGAAGAACCTGCAGGAGGCGGAGGAGTGGTACAAGTCCAAGGTGCGAAAGCCTTCGAGGGCCTGGGAGGAGGGCGCTAGGGTGGGCGGACGTCCTGGCCCGCTTATGCCCCGGGTGACCTCCACTTTCCAGTACGCGGACCTATCCGACGCCGCCAACCGGAACCACGAGGCCCTGCGCCTGGCCAAGCAGGAGATGAACGAGTCCCGGCGCCAGATCCAGAGCCTGACGTGCGAGGTGGACGGGCTGCGCGGCACG AACGAGGCGCTGCTCAGGCAGCTGCGGGAGCTGGAGGAGCAGTTCGCCCTGGAGGCGGGCGGCTACCAGGCGGGCGCCGCGCGGCTCGAGGAGGAGCTGCGGCAGCTCAAGGAGGAGATGGCGCGGCACCTGCGCGAGTACCAGGAGCTCCTCAACGTCAAGATGGCCCTGGACATCGAGATCGCCACCTACCGGAAGCTGCTGGAGGGCGAGGAGAGCCG GATCTCCGTGCCTGTCCATTCCTTTGCTGCTTTAAATATAAGGACGACAG TGCCTGAGGTGGAGCCTCCCCAGGACAGCCACAGCCGGAAGATGGTTCTGATTAAGACCATCGAAACCCAAGATGGGGAG GTGGTGACAGAGTCCCAGAAAGAGCAGCAGAGTGAGCTGGACAAGCCTTCTCCTCACAGCTACTGA
- the PRPH gene encoding peripherin isoform X3: MSHSSGLRASVSSTSYRRTFGPPPSLSPGAFSYSSGSRFSSSRLLGSASSGSSVRLGSFRAPRASAGALLRLPSERLDFSVAEALNQEFLATRSNEKQELQELNDRFANFIEKVRFLEQQNAALRGELSQARGQEPARADQLCQQELRELRRELELLGRERDRVQVERDGLAEDLAALKQRLEEETRKREDAEHNLMFFRKDVDDATLSRLELERKIESLMDEIEFLKKLHEEELRDLQVSVESQQLQHVEVEATVKPELTAALRDIRAQYESIAAKNLQEAEEWYKSKYADLSDAANRNHEALRLAKQEMNESRRQIQSLTCEVDGLRGTNEALLRQLRELEEQFALEAGGYQAGAARLEEELRQLKEEMARHLREYQELLNVKMALDIEIATYRKLLEGEESRISVPVHSFAALNIRTTVPEVEPPQDSHSRKMVLIKTIETQDGEQVVTESQKEQQSELDKPSPHSY, translated from the exons ATGAGCCACTCGTCGGGCCTTCGGGCCAGCGTCAGCTCCACCTCGTACCGCCGCACCTTTGGGCCGCCGCCCTCGCTATCCCCCGGGGCCTTCTCTTACTCGTCCGGCTCCCGCTTCTCGAGCAGCCGCTTGCTGGGCTCGGCGTCCTCGGGCTCCTCCGTGCGCCTGGGCAGCTTCCGTGCCCCCCGGGCAAGCGCTGGCGCCCTCCTGCGTCTGCCCTCGGAGCGCCTCGACTTCTCCGTGGCCGAGGCCCTCAACCAGGAGTTCCTGGCCACACGCAGCAACGAGAAGCAGGAGCTGCAGGAGCTCAACGACCGCTTCGCCAACTTCATCGAGAAGGTGCGCTTCCTGGAGCAGCAGAACGCGGCCCTGCGCGGGGAGCTGAGCCAGGCCCGGGGCCAGGAGCCGGCGCGCGCCGACCAGCTGTGCCAGCAGGAGCTGCGCGAGCTGCGGCGGGAGCTCGAGTTGCTGGGCCGCGAGCGCGACCGGGTACAGGTGGAGCGAGACGGGCTGGCGGAGGACCTGGCGGCGCTCAAGCAGAG ATTGGAGGAGGAGACGCGCAAGCGGGAGGATGCTGAGCACAACCTCATGTTCTTCCGCAAG GACGTGGACGATGCCACCCTGTCCCGCCTGGAGCTGGAGCGCAAGATTGAGTCCCTGATGGATGAGATTGAATTCCTTAAGAAGCTCCATGAGGAG GAGCTCCGAGACCTGCAGGTGAGTGTGGAGAGCCAGCAGCTGCAGCATGTGGAGGTGGAGGCGACAGTGAAGCCGGAGCTGACGGCGGCGCTGAGGGACATCCGCGCGCAGTACGAGAGCATCGCGGCGAAGAACCTGCAGGAGGCGGAGGAGTGGTACAAGTCCAAG TACGCGGACCTATCCGACGCCGCCAACCGGAACCACGAGGCCCTGCGCCTGGCCAAGCAGGAGATGAACGAGTCCCGGCGCCAGATCCAGAGCCTGACGTGCGAGGTGGACGGGCTGCGCGGCACG AACGAGGCGCTGCTCAGGCAGCTGCGGGAGCTGGAGGAGCAGTTCGCCCTGGAGGCGGGCGGCTACCAGGCGGGCGCCGCGCGGCTCGAGGAGGAGCTGCGGCAGCTCAAGGAGGAGATGGCGCGGCACCTGCGCGAGTACCAGGAGCTCCTCAACGTCAAGATGGCCCTGGACATCGAGATCGCCACCTACCGGAAGCTGCTGGAGGGCGAGGAGAGCCG GATCTCCGTGCCTGTCCATTCCTTTGCTGCTTTAAATATAAGGACGACAG TGCCTGAGGTGGAGCCTCCCCAGGACAGCCACAGCCGGAAGATGGTTCTGATTAAGACCATCGAAACCCAAGATGGGGAG CAGGTGGTGACAGAGTCCCAGAAAGAGCAGCAGAGTGAGCTGGACAAGCCTTCTCCTCACAGCTACTGA
- the PRPH gene encoding peripherin isoform X1: MSHSSGLRASVSSTSYRRTFGPPPSLSPGAFSYSSGSRFSSSRLLGSASSGSSVRLGSFRAPRASAGALLRLPSERLDFSVAEALNQEFLATRSNEKQELQELNDRFANFIEKVRFLEQQNAALRGELSQARGQEPARADQLCQQELRELRRELELLGRERDRVQVERDGLAEDLAALKQRLEEETRKREDAEHNLMFFRKDVDDATLSRLELERKIESLMDEIEFLKKLHEEELRDLQVSVESQQLQHVEVEATVKPELTAALRDIRAQYESIAAKNLQEAEEWYKSKVRKPSRAWEEGARVGGRPGPLMPRVTSTFQYADLSDAANRNHEALRLAKQEMNESRRQIQSLTCEVDGLRGTNEALLRQLRELEEQFALEAGGYQAGAARLEEELRQLKEEMARHLREYQELLNVKMALDIEIATYRKLLEGEESRISVPVHSFAALNIRTTVPEVEPPQDSHSRKMVLIKTIETQDGEQVVTESQKEQQSELDKPSPHSY; encoded by the exons ATGAGCCACTCGTCGGGCCTTCGGGCCAGCGTCAGCTCCACCTCGTACCGCCGCACCTTTGGGCCGCCGCCCTCGCTATCCCCCGGGGCCTTCTCTTACTCGTCCGGCTCCCGCTTCTCGAGCAGCCGCTTGCTGGGCTCGGCGTCCTCGGGCTCCTCCGTGCGCCTGGGCAGCTTCCGTGCCCCCCGGGCAAGCGCTGGCGCCCTCCTGCGTCTGCCCTCGGAGCGCCTCGACTTCTCCGTGGCCGAGGCCCTCAACCAGGAGTTCCTGGCCACACGCAGCAACGAGAAGCAGGAGCTGCAGGAGCTCAACGACCGCTTCGCCAACTTCATCGAGAAGGTGCGCTTCCTGGAGCAGCAGAACGCGGCCCTGCGCGGGGAGCTGAGCCAGGCCCGGGGCCAGGAGCCGGCGCGCGCCGACCAGCTGTGCCAGCAGGAGCTGCGCGAGCTGCGGCGGGAGCTCGAGTTGCTGGGCCGCGAGCGCGACCGGGTACAGGTGGAGCGAGACGGGCTGGCGGAGGACCTGGCGGCGCTCAAGCAGAG ATTGGAGGAGGAGACGCGCAAGCGGGAGGATGCTGAGCACAACCTCATGTTCTTCCGCAAG GACGTGGACGATGCCACCCTGTCCCGCCTGGAGCTGGAGCGCAAGATTGAGTCCCTGATGGATGAGATTGAATTCCTTAAGAAGCTCCATGAGGAG GAGCTCCGAGACCTGCAGGTGAGTGTGGAGAGCCAGCAGCTGCAGCATGTGGAGGTGGAGGCGACAGTGAAGCCGGAGCTGACGGCGGCGCTGAGGGACATCCGCGCGCAGTACGAGAGCATCGCGGCGAAGAACCTGCAGGAGGCGGAGGAGTGGTACAAGTCCAAGGTGCGAAAGCCTTCGAGGGCCTGGGAGGAGGGCGCTAGGGTGGGCGGACGTCCTGGCCCGCTTATGCCCCGGGTGACCTCCACTTTCCAGTACGCGGACCTATCCGACGCCGCCAACCGGAACCACGAGGCCCTGCGCCTGGCCAAGCAGGAGATGAACGAGTCCCGGCGCCAGATCCAGAGCCTGACGTGCGAGGTGGACGGGCTGCGCGGCACG AACGAGGCGCTGCTCAGGCAGCTGCGGGAGCTGGAGGAGCAGTTCGCCCTGGAGGCGGGCGGCTACCAGGCGGGCGCCGCGCGGCTCGAGGAGGAGCTGCGGCAGCTCAAGGAGGAGATGGCGCGGCACCTGCGCGAGTACCAGGAGCTCCTCAACGTCAAGATGGCCCTGGACATCGAGATCGCCACCTACCGGAAGCTGCTGGAGGGCGAGGAGAGCCG GATCTCCGTGCCTGTCCATTCCTTTGCTGCTTTAAATATAAGGACGACAG TGCCTGAGGTGGAGCCTCCCCAGGACAGCCACAGCCGGAAGATGGTTCTGATTAAGACCATCGAAACCCAAGATGGGGAG CAGGTGGTGACAGAGTCCCAGAAAGAGCAGCAGAGTGAGCTGGACAAGCCTTCTCCTCACAGCTACTGA
- the PRPH gene encoding peripherin isoform X4: MSHSSGLRASVSSTSYRRTFGPPPSLSPGAFSYSSGSRFSSSRLLGSASSGSSVRLGSFRAPRASAGALLRLPSERLDFSVAEALNQEFLATRSNEKQELQELNDRFANFIEKVRFLEQQNAALRGELSQARGQEPARADQLCQQELRELRRELELLGRERDRVQVERDGLAEDLAALKQRLEEETRKREDAEHNLMFFRKDVDDATLSRLELERKIESLMDEIEFLKKLHEEELRDLQVSVESQQLQHVEVEATVKPELTAALRDIRAQYESIAAKNLQEAEEWYKSKYADLSDAANRNHEALRLAKQEMNESRRQIQSLTCEVDGLRGTNEALLRQLRELEEQFALEAGGYQAGAARLEEELRQLKEEMARHLREYQELLNVKMALDIEIATYRKLLEGEESRISVPVHSFAALNIRTTVPEVEPPQDSHSRKMVLIKTIETQDGEVVTESQKEQQSELDKPSPHSY; encoded by the exons ATGAGCCACTCGTCGGGCCTTCGGGCCAGCGTCAGCTCCACCTCGTACCGCCGCACCTTTGGGCCGCCGCCCTCGCTATCCCCCGGGGCCTTCTCTTACTCGTCCGGCTCCCGCTTCTCGAGCAGCCGCTTGCTGGGCTCGGCGTCCTCGGGCTCCTCCGTGCGCCTGGGCAGCTTCCGTGCCCCCCGGGCAAGCGCTGGCGCCCTCCTGCGTCTGCCCTCGGAGCGCCTCGACTTCTCCGTGGCCGAGGCCCTCAACCAGGAGTTCCTGGCCACACGCAGCAACGAGAAGCAGGAGCTGCAGGAGCTCAACGACCGCTTCGCCAACTTCATCGAGAAGGTGCGCTTCCTGGAGCAGCAGAACGCGGCCCTGCGCGGGGAGCTGAGCCAGGCCCGGGGCCAGGAGCCGGCGCGCGCCGACCAGCTGTGCCAGCAGGAGCTGCGCGAGCTGCGGCGGGAGCTCGAGTTGCTGGGCCGCGAGCGCGACCGGGTACAGGTGGAGCGAGACGGGCTGGCGGAGGACCTGGCGGCGCTCAAGCAGAG ATTGGAGGAGGAGACGCGCAAGCGGGAGGATGCTGAGCACAACCTCATGTTCTTCCGCAAG GACGTGGACGATGCCACCCTGTCCCGCCTGGAGCTGGAGCGCAAGATTGAGTCCCTGATGGATGAGATTGAATTCCTTAAGAAGCTCCATGAGGAG GAGCTCCGAGACCTGCAGGTGAGTGTGGAGAGCCAGCAGCTGCAGCATGTGGAGGTGGAGGCGACAGTGAAGCCGGAGCTGACGGCGGCGCTGAGGGACATCCGCGCGCAGTACGAGAGCATCGCGGCGAAGAACCTGCAGGAGGCGGAGGAGTGGTACAAGTCCAAG TACGCGGACCTATCCGACGCCGCCAACCGGAACCACGAGGCCCTGCGCCTGGCCAAGCAGGAGATGAACGAGTCCCGGCGCCAGATCCAGAGCCTGACGTGCGAGGTGGACGGGCTGCGCGGCACG AACGAGGCGCTGCTCAGGCAGCTGCGGGAGCTGGAGGAGCAGTTCGCCCTGGAGGCGGGCGGCTACCAGGCGGGCGCCGCGCGGCTCGAGGAGGAGCTGCGGCAGCTCAAGGAGGAGATGGCGCGGCACCTGCGCGAGTACCAGGAGCTCCTCAACGTCAAGATGGCCCTGGACATCGAGATCGCCACCTACCGGAAGCTGCTGGAGGGCGAGGAGAGCCG GATCTCCGTGCCTGTCCATTCCTTTGCTGCTTTAAATATAAGGACGACAG TGCCTGAGGTGGAGCCTCCCCAGGACAGCCACAGCCGGAAGATGGTTCTGATTAAGACCATCGAAACCCAAGATGGGGAG GTGGTGACAGAGTCCCAGAAAGAGCAGCAGAGTGAGCTGGACAAGCCTTCTCCTCACAGCTACTGA